One Thiocapsa sp. genomic window, GAAGACGCGGATGGTGTCGAGCAGGTTGCCCATTTCCGGACTGGTCCCGGCGATTACGACCAGATTGCGGAGGTTGTCGACACGAATCACGCTCCCTTCGGGTGCCAGCGGCTGGAGGATATTGCTCATCTCCTCCGCACCGATGTATTGCAGGGGCACGACCTGAACGCTGTAGCCTTCGGGGAGGGCTCGACCGGACTCGCCGAGCTGGGGAACCACGCGACCCTGAACGGCATTCGCGAGCGGAACCACCTCGTAGGTGCCGCCCGAGTAGACGATGGCGGCGTTGTTCATGCGCAGGAGTGTTTCGAGGGTCGGGATCAGGTGGTCGCGCCGCAGCGGGCGACCGGTCTGCAACGAAGTGACACCCTGCACCGCGGGATGCAGAACATAGTTCACCTGCAGGAGATCGCCGAGGATGACCTTGACGACCTCGCGGATGTCTGTCCCGTCGAAGTTCAGGGTGACGTCGCCCGGGGTGGTGTCGACGCTGGGCGGTGATATCTCGCGGACAAAGGTCCCGGTACCGCGCTGGAGTGACTCGACGGCGGGACCGCGCGCGTCCTCTTCGCCCAAGGCGATGCTCATTGCTTCGGTCGTGCCCGGCGAGATCATGCCGCGGCCTCCGCCCTGCAGGGCGCGGGTCCCGTCATCTCCCATGTCGTCGATTCGGACCGTGGGATCCCAGTAGGCGCGCTCGCACGCCGTGGAGACGACCGCAACGATCAAGAGGGCGGCGAGTCGAGGCAGGTGACCGGCGAGCGACCGGGCACCGAAATGGCGCGATGGGTCCATCGATATCGTGCTCGAGTCGGCTCGGCTCGGCCGGCCGATGCGGTCAGTGGTCCTGGGTGTCATTGGTCCGGGGATCCGCGGGTTGAAGCACCCGGGGCGGACGCCGCGGGACCGGCATCGGGGCAGCCGGGCTGGGTGTTTTTCCGTAATCGCGCAATATTAGCGCATCCTGCTCGCCTTGTCGCTCCAGTAGGATACGATCCGGGAGGATGGTCTGAACGGACCAGCCCTCCAGATCATCGCCGATGCGCAGACGTCTGAGCCGGGGTTGATTCGGATCCTGGACCCACGCCGAGACCAGGGTCGGCGTGATGATCACCGCGCTCAGGTTCATGCCGTCGAGCGAGGTCAGCACATCCGGCTCGAGCTGTGACTGCGCGTCCGGATCGACCTCCTCTTCCGGTCGGCGCTGGGGACGAAACAGCGGTCGGTCGGTCACGCTCGCGTAGGCATCTTTCGGATCGGGGGGCGGCAATTGCGCTGCGGCGTCCGGCTCGCTCCCGACAGGCGCGCTCGAAGCCGCCGCGGATGACGCATCGAGTCCGGCGCGCGACGGACCGGGCGGCCAATCCTTCCATTGCAGGGCAAGCAACAGGATCAGGGCGAGCACGAGGAATCCGGGGAGCCACTTGATCAAGTGTCACCTCCGAGGGTAAATCCGAAGATGTCGATCCGGACCGTCAGCTCGCCAGCCGGATTGACGGGCGGGCGACGAATGGCGCGTCTGCGCGGATCGGCAGCAGGCTGCTGAGGGCGGGCCGAGGAGCGCACCGAGACCTGATCGACGAACAGAAAAGGCCGCGCCTGCTCGAGATCGTAGAGCACATCCAGAAGGGTCTCGGTCGACCCTTGAATCTGGGTGCGCACCCGCACCCGAGGGGGACTTTCCTCCGGCGGCCCGGGCAGGATCTGGGTACTGATCAGACGGCCGCTGGCCGCGGTGACGATATCCTGGACCTGACGCTGAAGTTCGGCACCCGCCAAGGCCGCTGTCGGTGCATCGAAGTAGAACGCCTTGAAGCTCTCGTTGGCGCGGACCCGCTCGAGCTCCTCGCGCAACTCGGGTAGGGTGGCGATCATTCGCCGATAGCGCACGAGCTGATCCTCGCCGTCGGCGATCCGGGCGGAAAGACCGCTCATCTCGCTGCTCCACGCCATTGCCAGGCCGCCGATCACCAGAAGCGGAACCGACAAAAGCACAACCCACGCCAGAACACAGAGGATCTTCGGATGCGATAGGGCCTTCATTCTCCCCTCGCACGCGTGAACAGCAGCGAAATATTGAAGCGCTCCTTGCCGGTCTGCGGGACCTGCGTTACGGGCGAGCGAAACGACACCTCGTCGATCCCGGGAGCCTCCTCGAGCAGTGCGATCAAGGCGGTCGCTTGTCCGGATTCGCCGCGCAGCTCGACCTGCCCGTTGTTGTAGTCGAGGGTCTGGATCCAGGTGTCGTCCGGGATGCGGTCGCTCAACTCGCGCAAGAGGACGAGGATGTTTGGTTCGTCACGTTTCTGTTGAAGCACCGCCGTGCTTCCCAAGCGCGCCCGCTCGAGCTCTTGGCGCAAATCGTCGACCGCGACCGCCTCGACGCGTGCCCGCCGCACCTCGGCATCGAGTGCGTCGGCGGTCCGCTTCTGCTGCCACAGCGGTCCGACGAGGGCGACCGCGAAGAGCAGCACGACCGCTGCCCAAAGCAACTTGTCGGCACTGAAGAGGTCGAGACGGCGCTTCGGGCGCTCTGCCGCCGGCAAAAGGTTGGCCGAGGGCCAAGCCCCTTCCCAAGCGATCCGATCGATCGGCGCCCCCGCATCGCGCATGCGCTGGACCCAGGCCGCTGCAAGATCGCGGCGGCACAAGGCGAGCTCGACTTTTAGGCGCGGGGCGCCTTTCGGGCCGGGCTTGGCGAGGAAATCGTAGAGGACGTCGCCTGCTTGGAACGGCGAGAGGCGATCGAGCTCGAAGCGTATTACCTGCGGAAGATTGGCACGCACCTGCGACGGCAGCGAGACGGTGCGGGTCAGGATGTCCTCGCGCGGCATCATCAAGATCCGTGTCGGGGAACGTTCGGGTCCGGTTCGTGCGATCTCGGGGAGCGGAAACGCCATATCGAGCCCGAGCTCACCGACAGGCTCGCGCTCCTCGCCGGTCATCAGGAACAGATGCGCGGTCGATGCCTCGGGCTCGATGATCAAACGACGGTCGCGGCGCGCGAGAAAATGTCGAACCGGGATCGGCAGACAGGCCACGAGCGAGCGGCGGACGATGCGGTAGATCTCGTCGAGATCCGCCACGGGGCCGCTCGGGAGCTGGCCGAGGAATTTGAGTGGGTCGCTGAGGGACATGAGTGCCGGTCGGAATGGGGTTATCGATCCGCGTCGGATGCCGCAAGCTTGTACTTGCGGTCAGCCGACCCCTTAAGTGTACGTCCACCGGTCGCCGAGACGCCAGTCAACCGGCATCGGCTTCGATGTCGATCGGCGCCGACGGCGCACCGGGCAGACCGTAACGGCGCCAACGCAACTGATAAGGCGGCTGCTGTCCGGGTGTGGTCTCGATCAGCGCCTCCATCCTGCGTCCGCCGGCGCCCGCACCGGTTTCCGAGACCTCGATCCGGTAGAGCGGTCCTGCCCGATCGACGAACCGAGGTCCGCTGCTGTCTTCGAACAGAGGCGAATCGCGCTGGACAACGCGAAGCTGTGCATCTTCGAACGGGATCCCCTGGCTCGCGGCGATCGCGGCCGCGGAGGCGAAGCGTTCGTCGAATCCGGCCCCTTCGAGATCGACACTGACCTCCGCGGCCAAGCGCGCGTAGATCTCGGGTGTCATCCCGAGAACCTGCATCAGCTCCTCCACGGCCTCGAAGGGCGCATCCTTTGCCCCGAGGGTCCGGCCGGCATCGCGGTAGTCGCGATCCTCCGCACCGTTCAGGAGCGACAGATCGTCCTCGTCGCGCCAATCGACGATAGCTGCCGCGAGCGACGTCGCCGGATCCTCCTCCATGCCGAGCGTCACGAGGAGCGCCGAGAGCAGCTCGGGCGGCGCCTGGTTCAGATCGATCCGCGAGCCCTCGTTGAAGACCCGGATCGCAAGATCGACCCCGCCGAACCGCCAAGGCACCGCCACCCCGTTGGGCAACCAAGCGGAAACGTCCGGATCGGTCGCATCGGGCGGCGGCATCGCAAAGACCAGGACCGTGAAGGCGATGGCGGCATCCGCGGCGGCCCGAAAGCGTGCTCCCGAGACATGATTGTCGCTCAGCGCCGTCTCGGTTCGCTGCGCCGCGGTCATGCCGACCGCCATGACGGTGAGCAGGGTCAGCACCCAGAGCACCAGGACCAAGGCGATGCCCCGCTGACGCGGGGCGCGCCGGCGCACCCCGGTCAAAAGAGGCGTACCGGCAGGCTGACCAGCAGATCCGGCCAGGACTGCGCGGGCGTGGCCATACGAATTTGCAGCAGGGTCGGCATGGTGGATTGTCCGAGCCACTCCTCATGCCAATCGGGCTCGATCTCCCCGTCGGCGGTCCCGAAATAGGCGATCTGAAACGCGGCGACGCGATCCAGGAGCAGGGTCCGGCCGAAGGCGCCGGCTGCGGCATCCGTGTCGAGCGGAGTCGAGTCCAGTGCGAAGCCCGAGTCCGCCTCCAAGGGCTCCCAGGCCGGGATCTCGTCGGTTCCCTCGAGCACCTCGGGATGAACCAGCCAGCGCGTCAGGACCAGACTCACGTCTTGACCGATCGGCACAAGCCCGAGACGCAGGATGTAGAGTCCGGGCACGCCGACCTGCGTGGACAGCGGTGCGACAAACTCCAAGCGCTCGCTGTCGCCGGCGAAGACACTGATCATCCGGGCGTCGAGCGTCAAGGTCGTCGCCCGCGTCTGACTCAGGGTCGACATCAGAAAGTCGCGCGTGACCCGAACCTCGGAGACGCGCTCCGAGACGGCGTCGACGCCTTCCCATGCGCGTGAACCGAGGCTCAGGCCGGAAAAGAGCATCAGCGTGATGAGACTGACGATCGCAAGGGCGATGAGCAGCTCGATCAGGGTAAAGCCCTGGGTGTCCCGCAACCGACCCCGGACTCTCGTTGCAGGCGTCCTAGGCCAAGCCGCGGCGAAGACAGCGATCCGACAGGGGCCCGTCTTCGCCGGGAAACCGGGGCGACCGGGGCGACCGGTGCCGACACGTCCAAAATCACTAAGACGCAGACTCCTGAACCGCGTCTGCTGCGACGATCGCTGACTCATTCGAGGCCGATCACGGTTGAAAACGCTCCATGGCATGGCGGACGCGGTTCAGAACCGCTCGCCGAGACGTAAGGTCGAAAGCGTGAGGCTGCGGACCTGGCTCCCGTCCTCCCAGAGTGCGGTCGCGTTGACACGGTAGGGCGTGGCTGGCGGCTCGGCACCGAATTCCTCGCCCAAGGTGACCGGGAGGATGGTGATCTCCCATGCGATGCCGCCCTCGGGGTCGCCCGAGACGGCACCTTCCTCCAAGGGGATCGCCGTTCCGACCGCGTTCAGCTTGGACTCGGCCAACGACGCGGCGCGGCTGTACTGAGAGGACAACAGGGTGGTCCGCGCGGCTTGCGAGAAGATCTGCATCAGCACCCCGAGCGATACGGAGAGGATGGCGAAAGCGACCAACACCTCGAGCAGCGAAAAGCCGGACTGCCGTCTTCTTCGATTCCGCAAGGTCTTCACCGCGCGCTCCAAGGTGCCATACGGATGCGCCCCGTCAACCAAACAACGCCGACCTGGTACCCGGAATCGTCGCTCGCCAGGATGATGCGGCCCCCCGTCGAGCTCCCGTCGGGAAAGAAACGAATCGCCCCGCGCTGCTCATCGAGCATCTCGCGATCGGCGGCCTCGAGCGTGACATCCAGACGCTTGGGCAGCGTCAGGCTACGGTGCCCGGCAAGCTCGAGACGGCGTTGCTCGACGTCCACGACCAAGGCGACCTCCGCTCCCTGACGGATCGCGGTTTCCCGTGCCAGGCGGAGGCTGCTCACGGTGCGGCGCGCAGCGGCCTTCATCTCCACGCCCGGCATGGCCGCCGAGAAGAGCGGCGGCACCGCAGACATGGCCAACGCGGCGATCGCCAGGACCACGAGCAGCTCCACCAGGGTGAAGCCGCGGTGCCCACGCCCGGATGGGGAGCTCAACGGGGTATCCGCGCGAGACGGCGAGTCCGTACCGTCGTCAATCCCAACTGCGGATGTCAGCGTTCTCGCCGTCGCCGCCCTCGCGGTTGTCCGCGCCGAGCGACCAGATATCGAAGGCGCCGTGCTCGCCGGGGAAGCGGTACTGATAATCGAAACCCCAAGGGTCTTGCGGGACGTCGCCCTTTCTCAGGTAGGGACCGTTCCAGTTCTGGATGTTCGCCGGTCGCTCCACGAGGGCTTGCAGACCCTCGGTCTGGGTCGGATAGCGCCCGACCTCCAAGCGGTACATGTCCAGCGTCGCGGCAAGGTTTTCGATCTGGAGCTTGGCCGTCTTGCTCTTGGACGAGCCGAGGAAGTTCATGACTTGCGGACCGACCAGCCCCGCCAGCAGGCCGAGGATCGCGAGGACCACGAGCAGCTCGACGAGCGTGAAGCCACGAAGACGCTTTGAATGATTCGATTGCATAGACAGGCTCTGATGACGTTGAAAATTTGTGGTCATTGTAGGGGGCGGATGCTGCAGGGCCAAGGCGATCCGGACGCGCGGACGGGTCAGGGACGAGCGGGTCAGAACACCAGCTCGTTGGCTCCGAGGATGGCCATCAGGATCGAGATGATGATGCCGGCGACGACCACGCCGAGCCCGATGATGAGAATCGGCTCGAGCAACGTCAGCATACTCTGGACGCTGTTGCGGGTCTCCCGATCATAAATGCTCGCCACCTTCGCCAGCATCGCATCCAGACTGCCGGACTCTTCCCCGACGCGGATCATCTGCAGCGCAAGAGCGGGCAAGACCTCGAGACGGGCCAAGGGTCCGGCAAGACCGCGGCCGTGCTTGAGGTCATCGCCGGCCTCGTTGAGCAGACCCGAGAGTTTCCGATTGGAGACGACCTCTTTGGCCAGCGTCAGGGCACTGAGCAGGGGCAAGCCATTCTTCAGGAGCGTCGCCAGGGTATGGCAGAGTCGCGCCGTCTCCATCTTCCAGATGAGATCTCCGAACAGCGGCACGCCCAGCACCTTGTGGTCGAACCGGTCGCGCACCGCCGGATCCTGAAACCAACGCTCCAGCACCACGGCGATCAAGGCGATGCCGACCAACATGGCCCACCAATAGTTGCGGAAGAGATCGCCGGTGGCGACCACGATCCGGGTCGGCAGCGGCAGGGCCTCGCCCATGTCGTCGAAGAGCACCGTGAACTGGGGCACGACGAAGACCAGCAGCATGATGACCGACAAGGCCGCGACCACCAAAAGGATGGAGGGGTAGACCAGCGCGGAGGTGATCGTCTGGCGCAGCTCGGCGAGTCGTTCGAGATAATCGGCGAGCCGATTCAGGACCTGATCCAGGGCTCCGCTGGCCTCGCCCGCGCGCACCATATTGATGTAGAGCCGCGGGAACTGCCCGTCCTGCAGGTCGAGCGCGCTCGAGAAGGTCGCGCCGCCGCGCACCCGTTCCTGCAGGTCCGACAGGACCTGGATCAGGTGCTCCTCCTCGGTGAGATCCACCAGGATCTGGAGCGAACGGTCCAGCGTCATCCCGGCCTCGAGGAGCGTCGCCAGCTCGCGGGTCAGGATGCCGATCTCCTTTTGATTGATGCGCCGACGTCGTGTCCGCACGAAGCGCGCACGCAGGCCCGCCGAGGAGCGCGTCTCGATCGGGATCAGTCCTTCGGACTGGAGCTGGCGCACCAGCGCGGCCTCGTCGACCGCCTCCTGCTCGCCCTCGACGCTCTCACCGTCGAGCTTGACCGCCTTGTAGAAATATTTCGGCACTTCAGTCCTCGGTTGAACCGCGTCGCGTGCGATATGCAGCGGATTCGCGTTGGATCGGCGTCGAGCGACTCAATCGATGTCGCAGGAGACGCGGCTCAGTCCACGCTCGGCTCTTCGCCTGCCTCGGCGACACGCAGCACCTCCTCGATCGTCGTACGACCGTCGAGCGCCTTGCGCAGGCCATCCAGGTACATGGTCTCCATCCCCTCGGCGACCGCGATACGGCGGATCTCGGTCGCGGTCGCGTGGTTCAGCACCGCCTTGCGGATATGATCGGTCATGAGCAGAACCTCGGTGATGACCAAACGGCCGCGATAGCCGGTCCCGTTGCAGGCGTCGCAACCGACTGCCCGGTGCAGCTCGACGTCCTCGGGCGCGGCCCCGATGGCCTCGAAACGCACCGCCAGCTCGGGGATCGCCGGATAAGCCTCCTGGCAATGCGGGCAGAGTTTGCGCACCAGGCGCTGGGCAAGGATGCCGTTGATCGTGGAGGTGAGCAGATAGTCCTCGACACCCATCTCGAGCAGGCGGGTGACGCCGCTGGCCGCGTCGTTGGTGTGCAGGGTCGAGAGCACGACATGCCCGGTGAGGGCCGACTGGACGGCGATCCGGGCCGTCTCCAGGTCGCGCATCTCGCCGACCATAATGACGTCGGGATCTTGCCGGACAATGGCGCGCAGGGCACTGGCGAAGGTCATGCCGATCGCGCTCTTCACCTGGATCTGGTTGATCCCGGCCAACTGGTATTCCACCGGATCCTCGACCGTGATGATCTTGCGCTCCTCGGTGTTCATCCGACTGAGCGCCGTATAGAGGGTCGTACTCTTGCCCGAGCCGGTCGGCCCCGTCACGAGCAGGATGCCGTAGGGTTTCTCGAGGATGAGCCTGAGGCGCTCGCGCGGGGAGCCGTCGAAGCCGAGTGCATCCAGGTCGAAGCGTACGCTCTCCTTGTCGAGCAGACGCATGACCACGCTCTCGCCGAACATGGTCGGAACGGTCGAGACACGCAGATCCAGCTCCCGGCCCTGGATGCGGATCGGGATGCGTCCGTCTTGGGGCAACCGCCGTTCGGCGATATTGAGCTTCGCCATGATCTTCACGCGCGAGATGACGGCGGCGGTCGAGCGCACGGGCGGTGCATCGACCTCCTTGAGGATCCCGTCGACGCGATAACGCACCTTGAGCTGGTCGGCGAAGGGCTCGATGTGAATATCCGATGCGCGCGATTCGAGCGCCTTTTGGATCAGCTGATTGACCATCCGGATGACCGGTGCCTCGCTGGCCAGGTCCTTGAGGTGCTCGATGTCCTCCTCGTCGAAATCGCCCAGTGCCGCGTCGGTGCTCTCCGGGGCGTCTTCGACCTTCGCATAGAGGCGTTCCAGGGCCAGCTCGATCTCGCTCGGCAGCCCCACGAGTGCCTTTACGGGTTTGCCTGCCGCCATCTGCATGGACTCGACCGCGAACCGATCGATCGGATGGGCGAAAGCGATCTGGATGCCGTCCTCGTTCTCGGACACGGGGAGAACCTTGGCGTCCTTCAAAAACCGCAGACTGAAGAGATCCTCGCGCAACGGCTCGGACGGGAAGGTGCTCGCGTCGGCCAGGGGAAGCTCGAGCACGTCGCACATGGCCTGCGCCATGTCGCGCTCGGAGATGAGTCCCAAACGAACCAGCATCGGCAAGAGGGGGTCGCCCGCCTCGTCGGCGAGACGCCTCGCCCGCGCGAGATCGCCGGGCGAGAGCTTCCCGGACGCGTGCAGGTGGGCCACAACTCGCCCTTCCGGGGGCGGCTGCGCATAGACGGCGGCCTTCGGGGTGGGATCGCTGTCGGGCTCCGTGGACATGTCTGCGGCCGGAGCAACAACGTCGTCGGGGGTTTCAGCGAGCGTTTGCGACCCGGCAAACATCCCGTCGAGATCATCGCGCCTCGCCCTGATGCTCGGTGCCTCTTCGAGGACGGCGTCGTCATGCATCGGCATTTCTCCGGTCTTGAGCGGCCTCTGTCGAGAGGATTTGGTCGCGCGATTCAGGGTGCCATTCAGGCAAGACGTTCGCCATCGCGGAGCGATCGTCGACGGCTGCAGCCTGCTCGATTTGGCGACTGAACAGCGGCACCACGCTGCCCGCGGATCCGAGGACATTGCCGAATCGCACGGTGATGTCCTGCGAGAAGGCGGCGGTACACCCGCGCAGACGGTCGAGCAGCGGATTCATGAGCGCTCCGTCGAGGCGGTGCGCTCGACCAGTCGTACCTTCAGATGGATCAAGGCATAGATCATCGCCCAAGCCCCGATCAGCAACCACTGCTCATGCGGCGGGAGGCGCGGCGCGGCCACCGCGCAGGCCGCTGCGGCGGCCATGAGGGGATAGGCCCTCGACAGGGTTCGACGATGGCTCCATCCGGCCAGAACCAATCGCTGATAGTGATGCGAGCGATGCGGCTCCCAGATGCGCTCGCGCC contains:
- a CDS encoding polysaccharide biosynthesis protein → MNPLLDRLRGCTAAFSQDITVRFGNVLGSAGSVVPLFSRQIEQAAAVDDRSAMANVLPEWHPESRDQILSTEAAQDRRNADA
- the gspM gene encoding type II secretion system protein GspM, whose protein sequence is MKALSHPKILCVLAWVVLLSVPLLVIGGLAMAWSSEMSGLSARIADGEDQLVRYRRMIATLPELREELERVRANESFKAFYFDAPTAALAGAELQRQVQDIVTAASGRLISTQILPGPPEESPPRVRVRTQIQGSTETLLDVLYDLEQARPFLFVDQVSVRSSARPQQPAADPRRRAIRRPPVNPAGELTVRIDIFGFTLGGDT
- a CDS encoding prepilin-type N-terminal cleavage/methylation domain-containing protein: MKTLRNRRRRQSGFSLLEVLVAFAILSVSLGVLMQIFSQAARTTLLSSQYSRAASLAESKLNAVGTAIPLEEGAVSGDPEGGIAWEITILPVTLGEEFGAEPPATPYRVNATALWEDGSQVRSLTLSTLRLGERF
- the gspE gene encoding type II secretion system ATPase GspE, coding for MHDDAVLEEAPSIRARRDDLDGMFAGSQTLAETPDDVVAPAADMSTEPDSDPTPKAAVYAQPPPEGRVVAHLHASGKLSPGDLARARRLADEAGDPLLPMLVRLGLISERDMAQAMCDVLELPLADASTFPSEPLREDLFSLRFLKDAKVLPVSENEDGIQIAFAHPIDRFAVESMQMAAGKPVKALVGLPSEIELALERLYAKVEDAPESTDAALGDFDEEDIEHLKDLASEAPVIRMVNQLIQKALESRASDIHIEPFADQLKVRYRVDGILKEVDAPPVRSTAAVISRVKIMAKLNIAERRLPQDGRIPIRIQGRELDLRVSTVPTMFGESVVMRLLDKESVRFDLDALGFDGSPRERLRLILEKPYGILLVTGPTGSGKSTTLYTALSRMNTEERKIITVEDPVEYQLAGINQIQVKSAIGMTFASALRAIVRQDPDVIMVGEMRDLETARIAVQSALTGHVVLSTLHTNDAASGVTRLLEMGVEDYLLTSTINGILAQRLVRKLCPHCQEAYPAIPELAVRFEAIGAAPEDVELHRAVGCDACNGTGYRGRLVITEVLLMTDHIRKAVLNHATATEIRRIAVAEGMETMYLDGLRKALDGRTTIEEVLRVAEAGEEPSVD
- a CDS encoding prepilin-type N-terminal cleavage/methylation domain-containing protein; protein product: MRDTQGFTLIELLIALAIVSLITLMLFSGLSLGSRAWEGVDAVSERVSEVRVTRDFLMSTLSQTRATTLTLDARMISVFAGDSERLEFVAPLSTQVGVPGLYILRLGLVPIGQDVSLVLTRWLVHPEVLEGTDEIPAWEPLEADSGFALDSTPLDTDAAAGAFGRTLLLDRVAAFQIAYFGTADGEIEPDWHEEWLGQSTMPTLLQIRMATPAQSWPDLLVSLPVRLF
- a CDS encoding general secretion pathway protein GspK, whose protein sequence is MRRRAPRQRGIALVLVLWVLTLLTVMAVGMTAAQRTETALSDNHVSGARFRAAADAAIAFTVLVFAMPPPDATDPDVSAWLPNGVAVPWRFGGVDLAIRVFNEGSRIDLNQAPPELLSALLVTLGMEEDPATSLAAAIVDWRDEDDLSLLNGAEDRDYRDAGRTLGAKDAPFEAVEELMQVLGMTPEIYARLAAEVSVDLEGAGFDERFASAAAIAASQGIPFEDAQLRVVQRDSPLFEDSSGPRFVDRAGPLYRIEVSETGAGAGGRRMEALIETTPGQQPPYQLRWRRYGLPGAPSAPIDIEADAG
- a CDS encoding PilN domain-containing protein, translated to MSLSDPLKFLGQLPSGPVADLDEIYRIVRRSLVACLPIPVRHFLARRDRRLIIEPEASTAHLFLMTGEEREPVGELGLDMAFPLPEIARTGPERSPTRILMMPREDILTRTVSLPSQVRANLPQVIRFELDRLSPFQAGDVLYDFLAKPGPKGAPRLKVELALCRRDLAAAWVQRMRDAGAPIDRIAWEGAWPSANLLPAAERPKRRLDLFSADKLLWAAVVLLFAVALVGPLWQQKRTADALDAEVRRARVEAVAVDDLRQELERARLGSTAVLQQKRDEPNILVLLRELSDRIPDDTWIQTLDYNNGQVELRGESGQATALIALLEEAPGIDEVSFRSPVTQVPQTGKERFNISLLFTRARGE
- the gspG gene encoding type II secretion system major pseudopilin GspG; its protein translation is MQSNHSKRLRGFTLVELLVVLAILGLLAGLVGPQVMNFLGSSKSKTAKLQIENLAATLDMYRLEVGRYPTQTEGLQALVERPANIQNWNGPYLRKGDVPQDPWGFDYQYRFPGEHGAFDIWSLGADNREGGDGENADIRSWD
- a CDS encoding type II secretion system F family protein, whose translation is MPKYFYKAVKLDGESVEGEQEAVDEAALVRQLQSEGLIPIETRSSAGLRARFVRTRRRRINQKEIGILTRELATLLEAGMTLDRSLQILVDLTEEEHLIQVLSDLQERVRGGATFSSALDLQDGQFPRLYINMVRAGEASGALDQVLNRLADYLERLAELRQTITSALVYPSILLVVAALSVIMLLVFVVPQFTVLFDDMGEALPLPTRIVVATGDLFRNYWWAMLVGIALIAVVLERWFQDPAVRDRFDHKVLGVPLFGDLIWKMETARLCHTLATLLKNGLPLLSALTLAKEVVSNRKLSGLLNEAGDDLKHGRGLAGPLARLEVLPALALQMIRVGEESGSLDAMLAKVASIYDRETRNSVQSMLTLLEPILIIGLGVVVAGIIISILMAILGANELVF
- a CDS encoding GspH/FimT family pseudopilin — encoded protein: MSSPSGRGHRGFTLVELLVVLAIAALAMSAVPPLFSAAMPGVEMKAAARRTVSSLRLARETAIRQGAEVALVVDVEQRRLELAGHRSLTLPKRLDVTLEAADREMLDEQRGAIRFFPDGSSTGGRIILASDDSGYQVGVVWLTGRIRMAPWSAR